A single window of Mycoplasma bradburyae DNA harbors:
- a CDS encoding YbhB/YbcL family Raf kinase inhibitor-like protein codes for MTNKNTTIRSSCFIEKGNGIYLKNETVKQNNERYESLDLAWDKIESAKSYALVMVDYEASRVIGQSFIHWVVANIKGNELAYAANINNSEIIQGLNSTAQGMTETSKGVIIECVPSAFKNTPEAASDYLPPLPPDDSHLYTIRVYGLDVEKLDLPKHYNLSDLNAKIIEHCVGEHELHFWYKPN; via the coding sequence ATGACAAACAAAAATACAACAATCCGTTCTAGTTGTTTTATAGAAAAAGGTAATGGTATTTATTTAAAAAATGAAACTGTTAAACAAAACAACGAAAGATATGAAAGTTTAGATTTAGCTTGAGACAAAATTGAATCAGCTAAAAGTTACGCTCTTGTAATGGTAGATTACGAAGCTTCACGTGTAATAGGTCAATCATTTATTCACTGAGTTGTAGCTAACATTAAGGGTAACGAATTAGCCTATGCAGCTAATATTAATAATTCTGAAATCATTCAAGGTCTTAACTCAACAGCTCAAGGAATGACTGAAACTTCTAAGGGTGTAATCATTGAATGTGTTCCAAGCGCTTTTAAAAATACTCCTGAAGCTGCTAGTGATTACTTACCACCACTTCCACCAGATGATAGTCATCTTTATACTATCCGTGTTTATGGATTAGATGTTGAAAAACTAGATTTACCAAAACACTATAATTTATCAGATCTTAATGCAAAAATTATTGAGCACTGTGTTGGTGAACATGAATTGCACTTCTGATATAAACCTAATTAA
- a CDS encoding YbhB/YbcL family Raf kinase inhibitor-like protein, with product MKKYLIGNNKQIWSKMVGEDGYLHAHGGALDNKNQTPFPSYSLDLEWEKIPNAKSYAVLIEDFDAAAVIGFSFIHWIAANVKTNKLEANQSYLDHKKWLESKKGVYGDDVLWQGHNSSVCKTLFANNKTNDQLGGILPEGFTSTHHDGSLIYFGCYPPNADHTYTVTVYGLDVEAKELSYHKQHRTQENYLNKPYYVGDFIQAIHNHVVGKHTLHFRYKKVG from the coding sequence ATGAAGAAATATTTAATCGGTAACAACAAACAAATCTGATCTAAAATGGTTGGTGAAGATGGTTATCTTCACGCACATGGTGGCGCTTTAGATAACAAAAACCAAACTCCATTCCCTTCGTATTCTTTAGATTTAGAATGAGAAAAAATTCCGAATGCTAAGAGTTATGCGGTTTTAATTGAAGACTTTGATGCGGCTGCTGTAATTGGATTCAGTTTTATTCACTGAATTGCTGCTAATGTTAAAACTAATAAATTAGAAGCTAACCAATCTTATTTAGATCATAAGAAATGATTAGAATCTAAAAAGGGAGTTTATGGCGATGATGTTTTATGACAAGGTCATAACTCTAGTGTTTGCAAAACATTATTTGCTAACAATAAAACAAATGATCAATTAGGTGGTATTTTACCTGAAGGATTTACTTCAACTCACCATGATGGGTCATTAATTTATTTTGGATGCTACCCGCCAAACGCAGATCACACGTATACTGTAACTGTTTATGGTCTAGATGTTGAAGCTAAAGAATTAAGCTATCACAAACAACACAGAACTCAAGAAAATTATTTAAACAAACCTTACTATGTAGGTGACTTTATTCAAGCGATTCACAACCACGTAGTAGGTAAACACACTCTTCACTTTAGATATAAAAAAGTTGGTTAA
- the grpE gene encoding nucleotide exchange factor GrpE gives MNNQEQKTREELKEEDASLEDSTIHEPTTEVQPTANVGATVNLSNENIQIKSSLEDLKNFVQNPKNHKQKIATVGKLMYDEFVKIENSVNNINSYIENLTQRLESTNESIKNKIQEVEAKAQKKISDKIEELDARKKEEIENAKKYAIEKSIDSAINVVDQLEIAIDFASKDPAVKNYVSGFKMVLSSFINWLKNVNIHRMDIKPGDKFDEKYMSASDKVSDPKYPADHVSKVMKSGYILYDRVIRHTMVAVSDGVDYQPEQAASEEVAEKPTPAPAPAPSTQEPAKQKPTAPTPPAQAPNKPPVVHPTKPTSAPTPPSAPKQPITHQIVKK, from the coding sequence ATGAACAACCAAGAACAAAAAACAAGAGAAGAACTTAAAGAGGAAGATGCTTCTTTAGAAGATTCAACAATCCACGAACCAACAACTGAAGTGCAACCAACTGCTAATGTTGGAGCTACAGTTAATTTATCTAATGAAAATATTCAAATCAAGAGTTCATTAGAAGATTTAAAAAATTTCGTTCAAAATCCAAAAAATCATAAACAAAAAATTGCTACAGTAGGCAAGTTGATGTACGATGAATTCGTTAAGATTGAAAATTCTGTTAATAATATTAACAGCTATATTGAAAATCTGACACAAAGATTGGAATCAACTAACGAAAGTATCAAGAACAAGATTCAAGAAGTTGAAGCTAAAGCTCAAAAGAAAATTAGTGATAAGATTGAAGAATTGGATGCTCGCAAAAAAGAAGAGATCGAAAACGCTAAAAAATATGCGATTGAAAAATCAATTGACTCAGCAATTAATGTTGTTGATCAATTAGAAATTGCGATTGATTTTGCTTCTAAAGATCCAGCAGTTAAAAACTATGTAAGTGGTTTTAAAATGGTATTAAGCTCATTTATTAACTGATTGAAAAATGTTAATATTCACAGAATGGATATCAAACCTGGTGACAAGTTTGATGAAAAATACATGAGCGCTTCTGATAAGGTAAGTGATCCTAAATACCCTGCTGATCATGTATCTAAAGTTATGAAATCTGGTTATATCTTATATGATCGAGTTATTCGTCATACAATGGTAGCAGTATCTGATGGTGTTGATTACCAACCAGAACAAGCTGCTAGTGAAGAAGTGGCTGAAAAACCTACTCCAGCACCTGCTCCAGCTCCTAGCACTCAAGAACCAGCTAAACAAAAACCAACTGCTCCAACTCCTCCAGCTCAAGCTCCTAACAAACCACCAGTTGTTCATCCAACAAAACCAACATCTGCTCCAACCCCTCCTTCAGCACCTAAACAACCAATTACTCACCAAATAGTTAAAAAATAA
- a CDS encoding aldo/keto reductase, translating into MKYNVLANNIKMPSIGFGTYKLEDGNQTVYAVKYALEVGYRHLDCAEIYNNQISVGKAIKQSSVNRKDIFVTSKIWNSDKGYQSTKKAFSKILNDLDLEYLDLLLIHWPIGRNFKNNWKEINSQTWKAMEELYQEGKIKAIGVSNFLVHHLEELKKTAKIMPMVNQLEFHPGYMQQEIVDYCNKNNIVVQAWSPFSQSQILEHKKLLELANKYKVTTAQLILNWIIQKDIVPLPKSKTFERIKSNLAVFDFSISKEDIKIIDELPDCGGLDLHPDEVEF; encoded by the coding sequence ATGAAATATAATGTACTAGCTAATAATATTAAAATGCCTAGCATTGGATTTGGAACATATAAATTAGAAGATGGAAACCAAACTGTTTATGCTGTTAAATATGCTTTAGAAGTAGGTTATCGTCACTTAGATTGTGCTGAAATATATAATAACCAAATATCAGTAGGTAAAGCTATTAAACAATCTAGTGTTAATCGTAAAGATATATTTGTCACTTCTAAAATTTGAAATAGTGACAAAGGTTATCAATCAACTAAGAAGGCGTTTAGCAAAATACTTAATGATTTAGATCTTGAATACTTAGATCTTTTATTAATTCATTGACCGATTGGAAGAAATTTCAAAAATAACTGAAAAGAAATTAATAGTCAAACTTGAAAGGCTATGGAAGAACTTTATCAGGAAGGTAAGATTAAAGCTATTGGTGTAAGTAATTTTCTAGTTCATCATTTAGAAGAATTAAAGAAAACTGCTAAAATTATGCCAATGGTTAATCAATTAGAATTTCATCCAGGTTATATGCAACAAGAAATAGTTGATTATTGTAATAAGAACAACATTGTTGTTCAAGCTTGATCTCCGTTTTCTCAATCGCAAATCCTGGAACACAAGAAATTATTAGAATTAGCTAATAAATATAAAGTAACCACTGCGCAATTAATTCTTAATTGAATTATTCAAAAAGATATCGTTCCATTACCTAAATCAAAAACATTTGAAAGAATTAAAAGTAATTTAGCTGTTTTCGATTTTTCAATAAGCAAAGAAGATATTAAAATTATTGACGAATTACCAGATTGTGGCGGATTAGACCTTCATCCAGATGAAGTTGAATTTTAA
- the topJ gene encoding terminal organelle assembly protein TopJ → MAEKRDYYEVLEIDRDADEREIKRAFRKLAKKYHPDTNKDDPNAESLFREINEAYEVLSSPEKKERYDKYGHDGLDREGDLDFDPDIFDSFFDTINAADEFDDISFDDDWMDEEEFGKKKKKKKKDKKGGFWAKSKEASKTIETEPEIIDVGAASTTSVDEPRLFDDTPDYSEEATSSFTEEKLFDDNKDEEKLFDDNNEEKLFDDNKDESEERLFDDNVTSSVEEETQEDEDMSWTRFIGDPDYGHYDENSEWVWEGYFDDDNNFISTREDSVEEEQSEPEFVKETTAQSEEEQKTEAVEEVASEPVQEEVQKEEQSVEESTESDQDDYVSAQPETTVEQPEVEANAQEDKPEPVEEVKEEDLVKPVEEEVSSEPTEVESQEEVKEEQEDSDIAVDDDFIDSNMPEIVDFSKNKTQQISRSPFDLSFLLKNRTTEANTQEVTKPKEQTQEVNSQTNKVEETLTEKVEVTATPIDELKTQEVTKEVEEVKTKEVKSPSTQEVIIHTLKTTEQKETTKTSQITPPVVKTKEVQETKTVEFKTAPIVQTRTQEVIQPVIELKPEPTVELKTQEITQPVVENAQEVAQPTVEQATKSIKESTVELKTEESTKPIVENNTQEVTQSTVEKQIQSTLEVKIEDKPKVTPPQTVVKENPIVEIDLSKLEELKFELVEQNFEKLPVREDTNWATEYQLSEPTHTDKNWYEEENKDDLEKLLQDQAALEIEEQSKPVELEIEHKPVQELNQQKTEEISIEEVFQKQEEPKFIEEISIKELLDQESKDEKDLSDDLIDRSPVVNDVNLELTEELRKEEEYKELFDQPKDDELLVFNDDNKFLSIEELLSQNSNNASEDSQTYQKTNDIIIENNIDNISVADDQNYELVDNHKEFNNITEPTIISSNLNFKDSYVNQVESDDIIREERPNRIEYEEVDYDPLQQPVRPMHTSEEQIYDYSIKLLRKQVGVKMDDNDNSKNLAKTINDLSSFKSKLLKRLSETDSTTPQPASTKYQEPNLIQIERLNEINVVKEVEVHQVLLFNNAIKRIKYTRHTPCNHCSATGIDLSSSQPYKLCPACRNVDGNVESCMVCNRYGKLIRIACKNCLGKSYTNEAITLDIKLPITSQLNISVNYPGFGHIFPNNLKGDLTVIFKVIPSNFFTIKNNDIHVKALVDPMLASIGGIIKVPTINKLINVRIPPGTKAGDQVIIKDMGLEARYDLETKSHYDKGSLVIHVVYADINKTNDGSLSLEEVAKLPNPQVEHFNKLALREIKELKYNQQEIQQEQQNWSFQSENNQSNNNQPTDSNISQQQQQTLAFNRVLNTIKDIRTLDDIKKIREKANKNK, encoded by the coding sequence ATGGCAGAAAAACGCGATTATTACGAAGTATTGGAAATAGACAGGGACGCAGATGAGCGAGAGATAAAACGCGCGTTTAGAAAGCTGGCTAAAAAATACCACCCTGACACAAACAAGGATGATCCTAACGCTGAAAGTCTCTTTAGAGAAATAAATGAAGCCTATGAAGTTCTTTCAAGCCCTGAAAAGAAAGAACGTTATGATAAATATGGACATGATGGATTAGATCGCGAAGGTGATTTAGACTTCGATCCTGATATTTTTGATTCTTTTTTTGATACGATCAACGCTGCGGATGAATTTGATGACATCTCATTTGATGATGATTGAATGGATGAAGAAGAATTCGGTAAGAAGAAAAAGAAAAAGAAAAAAGACAAAAAAGGTGGATTTTGAGCAAAATCAAAAGAAGCTTCAAAAACGATTGAAACCGAACCTGAAATTATCGATGTGGGCGCAGCTAGCACAACTAGCGTAGATGAACCACGCTTATTTGACGATACTCCAGATTATAGTGAAGAAGCTACTTCATCATTCACAGAAGAAAAACTCTTTGACGATAACAAGGATGAAGAAAAACTATTTGATGATAACAATGAAGAGAAGTTATTTGATGATAACAAAGATGAGTCTGAAGAACGTTTATTCGATGATAATGTAACTTCAAGTGTTGAAGAAGAAACTCAAGAAGATGAAGATATGTCATGGACTCGCTTTATTGGTGATCCTGACTATGGTCATTATGATGAGAACAGTGAATGAGTATGAGAAGGTTATTTCGATGACGACAATAACTTCATATCAACTCGCGAAGATTCAGTAGAAGAAGAGCAATCAGAACCAGAATTTGTTAAAGAAACAACAGCTCAATCAGAAGAAGAACAAAAAACAGAAGCTGTTGAAGAAGTTGCTTCAGAACCAGTTCAAGAAGAAGTTCAAAAAGAAGAACAAAGTGTTGAAGAATCAACTGAAAGCGATCAAGATGATTACGTATCAGCTCAACCAGAAACAACAGTTGAACAACCTGAAGTAGAAGCTAATGCTCAAGAAGACAAACCTGAACCGGTTGAAGAAGTTAAAGAAGAAGACCTTGTTAAACCAGTAGAAGAAGAAGTTTCATCTGAACCAACTGAAGTTGAATCACAAGAAGAAGTTAAAGAAGAACAAGAAGATTCAGATATTGCGGTTGATGATGACTTTATTGATTCAAATATGCCTGAAATTGTTGATTTTTCAAAAAACAAAACACAACAAATTTCACGAAGCCCATTTGATTTGTCATTCTTATTAAAGAATCGAACAACTGAAGCTAACACTCAAGAAGTAACGAAACCAAAAGAACAAACTCAAGAAGTAAATAGTCAAACAAATAAAGTAGAAGAAACACTAACTGAAAAAGTTGAGGTTACAGCTACTCCAATTGATGAATTAAAAACTCAAGAAGTAACTAAAGAAGTTGAAGAAGTTAAAACCAAAGAAGTTAAATCGCCATCAACTCAAGAAGTTATTATTCATACACTAAAAACTACTGAACAAAAAGAAACAACTAAAACTTCGCAAATCACTCCACCAGTAGTTAAAACTAAAGAGGTTCAAGAAACCAAGACAGTTGAATTTAAAACTGCACCGATTGTTCAAACAAGAACACAAGAAGTGATTCAACCAGTTATTGAATTAAAACCTGAACCAACAGTTGAATTAAAAACTCAAGAAATTACTCAACCAGTTGTCGAAAATGCACAAGAAGTTGCTCAACCAACAGTTGAGCAAGCAACCAAATCAATAAAAGAATCAACGGTTGAGTTAAAAACTGAAGAATCTACTAAACCGATTGTTGAAAATAATACCCAAGAAGTTACTCAATCAACAGTTGAAAAACAAATTCAATCAACATTAGAAGTTAAAATTGAAGACAAACCAAAAGTAACTCCTCCGCAAACAGTTGTTAAAGAAAATCCGATTGTTGAAATTGATCTATCTAAATTAGAAGAATTAAAATTCGAATTAGTTGAGCAAAACTTTGAAAAACTACCAGTTAGAGAAGATACTAACTGAGCAACTGAATATCAATTGTCTGAACCGACTCATACTGATAAAAATTGATATGAAGAAGAAAATAAAGATGATTTAGAAAAACTTCTACAAGATCAAGCTGCCTTAGAAATAGAAGAACAATCTAAACCAGTTGAATTAGAAATCGAACATAAACCAGTCCAAGAATTAAATCAACAAAAAACTGAAGAAATATCAATTGAAGAAGTATTCCAAAAACAAGAAGAACCAAAATTCATTGAAGAAATTAGTATTAAAGAACTTCTCGATCAAGAATCTAAAGATGAAAAAGATTTATCAGATGATTTAATTGATCGCTCTCCAGTTGTAAATGATGTTAATCTAGAATTAACTGAAGAACTTAGAAAAGAAGAGGAATACAAAGAGTTATTTGATCAACCAAAAGATGACGAATTGCTAGTATTCAATGATGATAATAAGTTCTTATCAATTGAAGAATTATTAAGTCAAAATTCAAATAACGCATCAGAAGATAGTCAAACATATCAAAAAACAAACGACATCATTATCGAAAACAACATTGATAACATCAGTGTTGCTGATGATCAAAACTATGAGCTAGTTGATAATCACAAAGAGTTCAATAATATTACTGAACCAACTATCATAAGTTCGAACCTTAATTTCAAGGATAGTTATGTAAATCAAGTTGAAAGTGATGATATCATCAGAGAAGAACGACCTAACCGAATTGAGTATGAAGAAGTTGATTATGACCCGTTACAACAACCGGTTCGACCGATGCATACTTCAGAAGAGCAGATATATGATTACAGCATTAAATTGTTGAGAAAACAAGTAGGTGTAAAAATGGACGATAATGACAATTCTAAAAACCTCGCTAAAACGATAAACGATTTATCAAGTTTCAAGTCGAAATTATTAAAACGCTTAAGTGAAACTGATTCTACAACCCCACAACCAGCGTCAACTAAATATCAAGAACCAAACTTGATTCAAATAGAACGCTTAAATGAAATTAACGTTGTTAAAGAAGTGGAAGTTCACCAAGTGTTGTTATTTAACAATGCTATCAAGCGTATAAAATACACTCGTCACACTCCTTGTAATCATTGTTCAGCAACAGGTATTGATCTAAGTTCTAGCCAACCATACAAACTATGTCCTGCTTGTCGTAATGTTGATGGTAATGTTGAATCTTGTATGGTATGTAACCGATATGGTAAATTAATCCGTATCGCTTGTAAAAATTGTTTAGGTAAATCTTATACAAATGAAGCTATTACATTAGATATTAAATTACCAATTACTTCTCAACTAAACATTTCAGTTAACTATCCAGGTTTTGGTCACATCTTCCCTAATAATCTAAAAGGTGACTTAACTGTTATCTTTAAAGTAATACCTTCAAACTTCTTCACAATTAAGAATAATGATATCCACGTTAAAGCGTTAGTAGATCCTATGCTAGCTTCAATTGGTGGGATTATCAAAGTTCCGACGATTAACAAATTAATTAACGTTAGAATACCACCTGGTACAAAAGCAGGAGACCAAGTAATTATTAAAGATATGGGTCTTGAAGCTAGATATGATTTAGAGACTAAATCACACTACGATAAAGGTTCTTTAGTAATCCATGTTGTATATGCTGACATTAATAAAACTAATGATGGATCACTAAGTCTTGAAGAAGTCGCAAAATTACCAAACCCACAAGTTGAACACTTTAACAAGTTGGCTTTAAGAGAAATTAAAGAATTAAAATATAACCAACAAGAAATTCAACAAGAACAACAAAACTGAAGTTTTCAATCAGAAAACAATCAATCAAATAATAATCAGCCAACCGATTCTAATATCTCGCAACAGCAACAACAAACATTAGCATTTAATCGCGTTTTAAACACTATTAAAGATATTAGAACTTTAGATGATATAAAAAAAATTCGCGAAAAAGCTAATAAAAATAAATAA